The Oreochromis niloticus isolate F11D_XX linkage group LG18, O_niloticus_UMD_NMBU, whole genome shotgun sequence DNA window GTAAACAATATATCAGGTATTTGTTGTACATTCATGAAGCCAGGCGTTTCAAATAAAAGTACTCACGGCATTTCTTGAAGCGGGTGAGGCATTTCTCCTCGGCCAGTCGGCTGCAAGCACCGGCAGACTGACCAGAAGGACAGGTCAGTTTATAGAAGCGACACAGAGAGCCGAACTCTGAcctctgttcttcttctgtcatTTCAGTTGTCTTTAGAAGCTCTGGACATGTAGGCTCACGGCTCCCAAATGACTCTaaaaagaagaagtagaagTGATGATTTCATGATGAAGTGCAGTATGTCAGTATTACGGAGTAGCCACTGATAATATTTTTCAGATTACTCAGATGAGTTTACTTTTACGGTAAAGCGAGGTTATGTCAGATTactttatatcgatataaatACACAACTTACTTTGTATCTCTGCCTGAATCCAGTCAGAGAAAGCAGACACCCGCGTATAAACGCCAGGCTTGCCTTTCTCTCCACAGCCGTCTCCCCAGGAGGTGATGCCATGGAGCTGAAATCGACCAGATATTCGGTCCTGGTAGATCAGGGGGCCGCCAGAATCTCCCTGCAGGTGATAGTTCATGGTTTGCAATGAATTAAAGTGGTGCCACTTCAGTAACTGATAAAGatcattcaaaaataaatcCAGAAATTCTAATGTGCCCACCTGACAAGAGTCTATGCCTCCAGAAAGATAACCAGCACAAAGCATAGTGTTGGTGACCAGTTCTTTGCCCAGAGCACTCTTACAGGTGCTTTGAGGCAGCAGGGGCACCTTGGCCTCCATCACCACATCAGCAGATGGGCCATCTGTGGAGAAAAATACACCATTATTGATTTGGTAGGATAATAAATAAGTTGGATTTTCATGAGGCTAGCATGACACCGTGTGTGTCTATAGGATACTGAACTCACCTTCATAGAGGGAGCCCCAGCCTGCCACCAGACACGGGCTGCCAGTGGGGGGCTCCATACCAGAAGGAAGACACACTGGGGTGACGTGTTGAGACAGGACCACTGGAGAAGTGAGCTCCACCAGCGCTATATCATTGTTAAATGTCTTTGGGTTGAACTGCAGACAGATGACAGAACTGTTATTGCCTCTGATCAATAAATCGGTGATTAATTAAAATACTAAAAGGTTTTGGGTTTTTACCTTCGGATGGGGGATGACGCGATTCACTTTGAGAACCTGTTCGTCGGGGTCAGTCTTGGTGATGTCGAACTCGCCTACGACGGCCGTCCAGTAGCTCTCGCTACGGCTGCTGCGGAGGTCAAAAGACAGTTTTAACAAATGCTAAATGCTGTGAATTTGACTACTATCTCATCTGTCTTTGCAAAGAAAATagtcacacatgcacactaacCCAGCAAAACAATGTGCGGCGGTAACCACCCAGGAGCTGTCCACCAGAACCCCTCCACACATCAAGGCACCATCCAGCTGCAGGTTAACCAGCCAGGGCCAGCTGCCTGGAGGTGCAGGAGAGCCGCCCACAATCCTGGAGCGAGGCTGCGTAACATTTTGCACTGTGGCTGACCTCTGACCGCACACTGCTGCTGGGACAGAGAACAGGCACCGCTGGTGAAAAACGATGCAAAGCAATTAAATCCAATGCCTCTGCATGTGTAAAAAGATGTCTCCCCTCACCCTGTGCGTGCGTCTGCATAGCCGGTTCCAGGTTCTGCATTGTGTTGAGCAGGCTGCACTGGAGGACGCGAGCGCTGCAGCTCTCCCCCATGATCCTGATGCAGTTCTCCGTGTCCACCTCACCAGGTGGGCAGCGATGCTGATAGTACGCACAGGCCTGACTCAGAGCCCAGCTCCTCTCCGCCTCACCCTGAAGCTTCTGGGCCTTACCGATGACCTCACAGCTGGGCTCTGATAGAGCATTGGAAGAAGACGCTGTTGACAAGAAGGGGACATCTAAGACACACCAAGATGTAGCGGTGGTGGAGCAGTGATTCGATGTGACTAAAAGGTGATCAGGATTGAACAGGCAAGTAAGCACGATGTTGCACTCACAGCAGGACCCTGACAGCTGTCCGCAGTTCtgaaacagacagggaacacaACCCCAGCAGCTGGCTTCAGCCCGGCTTCTCTCAGACGTTGCACGCTCAAGAGTGGACAGAGCACTGGccatggctgcttccagcacaACAGTGCCCCGATCAGACAGAGCTGCAGgaatgacaggaagaaaaagaaaagaagagaaaggaaaggtgcaagaaaagagaagaaaacacagatGAGCAATATAAATCAGCCAAGCCGATGTGCAGAAACTGCAGTACAGAATGACATACGCTGATATTTGCCTCCAAGCTCCAGCACTGCACTGGGATGAAATTCAAACTCAATCAGTTCTACTGTGAGATTTTGTTTCCTGAACACATATGCAGAGACTTGTTTGAATTATTATCAATAAAATGacccaatttttgttttgaggagaaatttgtggcagtgatttaaaaaagaaggaCATCTAGGTCATAATAAGGAAGACAGTCATTTGCTGTGGGAACACAGTGTATGTAAGCATTAACATGAATTGGTGCAGCTTTCTGGTATGTGTGTGCGTAGCCCCCTTTTTTCTCATGCTGCTCTTTGAGCTCATTGGCAGCATTTTGGGGAAGCTAGCTCACGCTCAGCGCCCTGGTGAGTCTTCTACAGACACGCTTCAATCGGGCCGCCGACCCTGCTGCCCCCCTCTGTGCCGCAAAACATCACAGGATACGCcagtaacaacaacaatactgatTGAAGATTTAATTAGAAGGCCAAGGCTGAGCGGGCAGAGGCTGGTGGGCAGGGACAGGCCCTAAGGGCACAGGCTGGCAGCCCCGGGGCGGCTGGGACCCATAGTCCCTTgttccaaacacactgccatcaCCAGTCACTTGCATGAAGGCTCTGCTGTACTCAGCACCTCAACCAGAGAAGGCCAGAGGCCCCTCAACACTGTGCTCTACTGTAGGATTTAAAGGTCACACAGCACTAAATGAAATTAATTTAAACAACTGTTTGCTGCTTCAAACAGGTCCTGAGGAGTAGTGCTGAAATTGGTCAGTACTcattgtttacatttgtgtttCGGCTCTTTTACAATGTGTTGTTTTCAAgcattaaagttaaaaatccATGAAAGCAaaactttagatttttttattagCTGTGTATATGTGCCAAACTGTAGGTGAATCTCACTCAGACTTGCAATATCACCAGATGTTTCTTCTGGTGTTTGACTCACTTAGAGGTATTGATGCTTTAAGCATTACTATTTGTTTTCTGCAAGAGACTCATTTGCTACTGAAGACATTTGACATAAGCTCTCCCAAATATAGTCACAGATAgctacagctgtgaccagtcTTAACATAAACTGCCATAAATGAGAAATGATGGGTCAGTTTTACCTTTAAGAGCACTCTGGGGCATCCTGTAGACCTCTCTTCCTGTTGGGGCTCCCAGCAAGCAGTCCAGCCCCATAAGCAGCAGTGACACCAGCAGCGGCATGCTGTCAGAGCATCAGACCTCCACTCCACAGTGGCAAGAAGCAGGCAGGCAAGAGACACACAGAATGACTGAAGAGGATGCAGATGAGCTGGAGATGAGTCTGCAGTGTTTCCAGGTCCTTGTTGTCTGGCAGCTCTATGCATTCACTAACTGTCTCCCTCCTCCTGACTCTCTGGGCTCTCTCCCAAACTGTGGTGCAGGGCATCTGTCTGTAAGTTTACTTAGAGGAACAATAGATGCCTGGAGTGGTCCCTGGTATATATAGAGCCCTCAGGGGACCACAAGCAAGAGGGAGGGGGTGGAGGAtaggaaagagagagggagagggagggagaaatgCTCCCATGGCCAATACACAAACAGATGAATTCATTAAGACTGTGACAGCAAATCGGGCGCAACTTGCCAAGGCTGGACATTACAAAGAGGCTTGGTTCTATGAAAGAAGACCGAgtgagggagcgagagagagataCAGAGGAGGGGGGGGAAGAAGAACGATTGGCTGGGCTTTGAGGAAGGGGGTGTTGTCTGAATTAATGCGATAGAAAGAGGGAGAAAGTTATACAGTTAAGGATAGTAAATGATGCAGAGTGTAAACATCTAAACCAAAGAGTCATAGGACTGCAGGAGGAAGCAGGAAACGGAGGGAGGCTGAGTGTGAGAGAGCAGGAGCGAGGGAGAGGGAAGTGTCTGCCATTGCCCATGCCCCTCAAAGAGGGCATTGTCCCAGGCGTCCCTCTGAGGATGGCCACATCAAAGCCGTCCTCCGGGCATCACTTGGATGCCGCCTCCATTGATCACTTACAGTCTTTTATCCCCCCCATTAAAATATTGTCAGTTCACATCACTTTTGTCTTTCTCTGCTGAACTTTGCTTTTGTTACATAAAGATACAGTAAAAGACTGCTCAGGAACATgatgtattttttaaagaaaaagagaaatcctTGATTGAGACCACAACTTGAATTTTGTTGTAGATTTTGGTGATATTCTCACCTGCCAAAACAAGACGGGCACGTTAAGTCAGGACAATTTCCTACTACacagaaatgtttcattataaactttttttttaaaatgaatatttatagGTTTTTTGAGAAAATGCCACACAGGGCAAGCAATAAGATTTTGTGAAATGTAAGGGATAAAactgttatttaaaaatattagatGAATAAATCAATAGGACTATGCCccctattaaaaaaacaaggttAATGCAGCATAAAGCTAGCGGTTGAGTGATGTCATTAGTTGCAGTTGTACAGTGTAGACTCAGgagcataaaaaataaatgttaactGTGGGCTAACTGATATCTAAAGATGTGAACAATCATTTTAAGGCTATTACAGCTGTTAAAATCTGGAAAAAGCAGCTATACTGTTTCATCTGATGTAGGCCTAGTCCCAAATTCCTGTAGTGGAGCTAACATGCTCGCTAATTTAATCTATTTTTAAGATGGATCTGGTCTACTTTTAACTTACACTTTATGTTTAGAAATAAATAATCAGCTTACAATTTATCAGTTGTGGTTAGAAAACTGCTTCAACCACTTATCCATAACTACTGGCTTGATTTAAACCATTTGTCTACTAATTGTTGTTACTAGGCTAATCAATTTAACAGCTAGCTGTTAAGCTAGTTTAAATGCTTATAGCAGTTTCCATCCCATCAACAATTTCAACTGATTGCCACACTTTAAGTGGGCTGTTTCAGCTGTTTCTATAACTTGTCTTGACCGTTGCCGAtcattttaaatcagatatgtatttattttagtggtctgtgttttattttagtcatttatttatttattaacctTTTACCTCAAATCTGTTAAGGTCCACTGATTGAGCTAATTTCTCACCCACCCCCAGCTACTGCACATGTAGCCTACCGCCTGAGTTGCCTGCTTTAACTTCTGGTTGTGAATGAGGCCTTTCCAGCCTTAGGTGCCACCAGTGACTATACAGCTGACTACACAGCCATTAGGCCAGAGTACTTAAGGCCACAGAGAGGCGAGCTCCAGTACTAGAGAGCCTTTGTGTTGCAGCttgtgagctgtgtgtgtgttttggcaaGGAGGGTGTTTTGGCAATTTTCAACTGTTTTGACTTATTCTTTTGATCAGCTTCTAGGTTTTGTTGGGCTTTTCTTCTTTTGATCGTCATAGCAGCTCAGctctttccttttgtttgatTACTTAgtaagaaaaatgtatttaattggCTAATTTACCCTCATGTGTCCTTTTTCAAACTGAACAAGTTGTGTTGCTTTCCCCCCATTACCTTAGCTTCCTGGGGTATAACAACCAACTTTAGCAGTTTTTAAGAGTGATTatattgaataaaaacaaaattcaacATGTTCTGACAACATGGGGCCACAGTCTAGATGGACGGACAAAGTGGTCTGTGCTGACAAACCCAAAGGAAGAGTACAAATTGGAGTCAACTCTGAGCCAACTAACCGGCTGAACGATAAAAAGAGCGGCTGCCCAATCTAGCAGAGCATTATCAAAGAGGGCCGTCCACTGCTGCCACAACCCAGCCCTGACAGTTCACACTAACAGCATCATACAGTATGTGttagtgtgtgactgtgtgtttatgtttcaaAGCTTCTGCTCACGTAAGTTCAAACACTTTGATACTGGAAAACCGCAAACAGTCAAATATGAAAACATGAGACTTTAAAAACCACTCTGAGTTAAACAAACCGCGTTAAttgcatttcttctttttcaagCTTTGCTTAGAGATTTGTTAATGTGCATATGTTTTGTGGTACTCATTGTGCTCCAGCCCCCTGTATGCACTCGTGCGGCATGATGAGATCAGAGAGCAGGTTCGGGAGGAGCAGAGCGGGAGTGAACAAACGGGCGGCACTCTTTCATCCCTTCCCCATTTGCTGTTGATGTCCTTTGATTAATTTGCCTTTTGATGAATCTTCCTGCATCTATCTACCAAACATGGAgcactctcttttttccccctgccaACTTCTACATCTGTGATGTTCTGTTCTCCGACGGTTCCTTTGACACATTTCAGGATCTTCAGTTTAAGGCAAAAGGTTTTGTCATTCTGCTTGTTGTTACTGGGAGTGTGAAAGTgtgaaagaaagacagacagaagcTTTGCAGGACTCTGTGTAGTCATGTGAGAAACTAAGCACACCCCAGCTTCATGAGCAACTTGAAGTAATCATTCACTGTGTGtctatcagtctctcacatggTTGTGTAGAAATTTTTCCCACTGAGCCTTTCAGTGTTGCTTCTTTGCATTGAGTTTCACCGATGTACAGATCT harbors:
- the prss56 gene encoding uncharacterized protein prss56 translates to MPLLVSLLLMGLDCLLGAPTGREVYRMPQSALKALSDRGTVVLEAAMASALSTLERATSERSRAEASCWGCVPCLFQNCGQLSGSCSSSSNALSEPSCEVIGKAQKLQGEAERSWALSQACAYYQHRCPPGEVDTENCIRIMGESCSARVLQCSLLNTMQNLEPAMQTHAQAVCGQRSATVQNVTQPRSRIVGGSPAPPGSWPWLVNLQLDGALMCGGVLVDSSWVVTAAHCFAGSRSESYWTAVVGEFDITKTDPDEQVLKVNRVIPHPKFNPKTFNNDIALVELTSPVVLSQHVTPVCLPSGMEPPTGSPCLVAGWGSLYEDGPSADVVMEAKVPLLPQSTCKSALGKELVTNTMLCAGYLSGGIDSCQGDSGGPLIYQDRISGRFQLHGITSWGDGCGEKGKPGVYTRVSAFSDWIQAEIQKSFGSREPTCPELLKTTEMTEEEQRSEFGSLCRFYKLTCPSGQSAGACSRLAEEKCLTRFKKCQLHSFLQTLLDLLQRAEDYIRDKVDLTFFTQTLPQLVEHIYSTAFTHTRERRDLGLSHSLKQIEEQLGGAVVPAEEGPSPVPPALFTDVGALVDDWEKYLRSMADDVDEQNPDTSTDISSKTRRQEDNLFLQTQDSFLQQLEGEYQSIISALRSKLDSRAAPPILHLDTVYLQEESPRSPSVFTPSTGAPDHTHSPSSSWVSQKPWSLLTAFINDVKNLKAQSRIATDAGSQSESSFSEGATANERQRAASEGLTFSENGDGTESTTVLQPVTESAPTETADLRQAAVKPLILHRKYRSLVHRRQTTGANMKICPGVRESSQKVSQVRDSYSWVLNIPSKNLHMNFQEVLVDLGSKNDRGLYQARVRAVVGGRPLTFYSLVGLENDSFYRSVPRIIALALEAFKS